Below is a window of Candidatus Sulfotelmatobacter sp. DNA.
GCGATCTTGCCCTTCTTGTCCACCAGGAACACGGTGCGCTTGTTGTAACCGTATTCGGCCATGTAGCTGCCGTACTTCTTGGCCACCGCGTGATCGTGGTCCGAAGCCAGCCGGAACGGCAGGTTGTGGTACTTCGCCCATTCGTGGTGGGAGAAGATGTAGTCGCCGCTCATCGCGATGACGTCGGCGTTCAGCGCGCCCAGCATCGAGAAATTGTCGCGCAGCGTGCAGACCTCCTTGGTGCATCCACCGCTCCAATCGGCGGGATAGAACGCCACCACCACGTTGCTCTTGCCCGCGAAAGACGACAGCGTGAGCTTGTCGCCGGCGATCGAGTCGCGCGTGGCATAGGGAAGCGAGAAGTCGGGCGCGGCGTCTCCAACTTTGAGGGCGGGTTCGTCCGCGCGCGCCACGCCGGCGGCCATCAGGGCCATCAGGCTGATCCAAAGTCTTTTCATCGGGGCTCCGAAAGTGAGGGGGTGGGAGACTGGGGCTTGGCGTCCCCCATGGGGGGGCGATTGTCGCGCGACACCGGCGGGACGCTCTTTAGATACCGGCACATGGCACGCAGATCCTCCTCGTTCATCCTCTGCAAACCCTGCCACGGCATCGGGGAGCCTGGCAGGACTCTGCCCACACGGAATCGGGTCACGAATTCCCCCAGCACCAGGGCGATCGGCATCACCGGGATCCCGAGCAGAAACCTTCGGATCACGGTGCGGCTCCTCCGCGCCTGAAGATCAGGCCTCGCCTTCGACGATGACCGGGTCGTTCTGCTCCAGCAGGTGCGGCTTGCCCTCGAACTCGATCTGATGGCCCGAACGGCGGGCCTTGGTCTCGAGGTAGAAGCGGTTCCAATCGTTGGCCGGAATGACGTGCGGAATCCGCCCGCTCACGCGAATCCCGAGCCTCTCCAGCTCCTCGACCTTGCGAGGATTGTTGGTCATCAGGCGAATCGAGCCGATGTTGAGACTCACCAGCATGTGCGCCGCCACCTCGTAATCGCGCTCGTCGTCGCGGAAGCCGAGCGCCAGGTTGGCGTCCACCGTGTCGAGCCCGCGATCCTGCAGCGCGTAGGCGCGCAGCTTGTTGATCAGACCGATGCCCCGGCCTTCCTGCCTCATGTAGAGAACGAGTCCCCGCTGCAGACCGGAGATCTTGTACATCGCCACCTCGAGCTGATCGCGGCAATCGCAGCGAAGGGAGCCCATTACGTCGCCGGTGAGGCACTCGGAATGGAGCCGGGTGGGAATGTCCTCACCACCCATCACGTCGCCATGCACCATCGCGATGTGTTCCTTGCCGTCGCGATTGTTCCAGAAACCCACGATCTTGAAACGGCCGAAGCGGCTCGGCAGCTCGGCGACCGCCGCCACCTTCACGCAAATGTGGTGGGGGCCAAGGCCGTCGCAGTCATGGTCCTTGTCGCGCTCGACCAGATCCTCGAGCTTGTCGAGACGCGGGAACTTCCCGCAAGGCTGAGGCATGCCGGCACGATAGCATGTCGAGGGCGATCGGGCCGCCCGTGCACGGGGCCGCGGACCGCGCAAGGCCATCCTCGAACCGGGCGTCTCTCGAAGCCATCGCGGGTCCGCACGCGTGCTGCAGCG
It encodes the following:
- a CDS encoding peroxiredoxin, yielding MKRLWISLMALMAAGVARADEPALKVGDAAPDFSLPYATRDSIAGDKLTLSSFAGKSNVVVAFYPADWSGGCTKEVCTLRDNFSMLGALNADVIAMSGDYIFSHHEWAKYHNLPFRLASDHDHAVAKKYGSYMAEYGYNKRTVFLVDKKGKIAYIDMTYSPRDSVSFMKLEGAIKALK
- the ribA gene encoding GTP cyclohydrolase II is translated as MPQPCGKFPRLDKLEDLVERDKDHDCDGLGPHHICVKVAAVAELPSRFGRFKIVGFWNNRDGKEHIAMVHGDVMGGEDIPTRLHSECLTGDVMGSLRCDCRDQLEVAMYKISGLQRGLVLYMRQEGRGIGLINKLRAYALQDRGLDTVDANLALGFRDDERDYEVAAHMLVSLNIGSIRLMTNNPRKVEELERLGIRVSGRIPHVIPANDWNRFYLETKARRSGHQIEFEGKPHLLEQNDPVIVEGEA